A window from Solanum stenotomum isolate F172 chromosome 5, ASM1918654v1, whole genome shotgun sequence encodes these proteins:
- the LOC125865320 gene encoding signaling peptide TAXIMIN 1-like, with translation MCCCGDDCQCRPLGFLLGLPFAFVALLLSIVGVIIWIVGITLSCLCPCCICVTVLVEMALALIKAPFSVMKWFTEQIPC, from the exons atgtgtTGTTGTGGAGATGATTGTCAATGTAGACCTTTAGGTTTTCTATTGGGTCTTCCCTTTGCTTTTGTTGCTCTTCTTCTATCCATTGTTGGTGTTATCATATGGATTGTTGG aaTTACATTGAGTTGTTTATGTCCATGCTGTATTTGCGTAACAGTATTGGTAGAAATGGCTTTGGCATTGATTAAAGCACCCTTTTCGGTTATGAAGTGGTTTACTGAACAAATTCcatgttag